One window of Magnetococcales bacterium genomic DNA carries:
- a CDS encoding NAD(P)-dependent oxidoreductase — protein sequence MKSILVTGGAGYVGSILVRRLLQQGYRVVCLDSLRFGGEALLDIWGTPGLTFHKVDITDFAAVDQVMQQEQGLHAVVHLAAIVGDPACRLEPELTQRTNWEAAVHLLERAKAQHIPRFIFASTCSNYGKMDSAETHVRETSPLAPVSLYAELKVKFENHLLHGERLPGFAPTSLRFATVYGISHRMRFDLTVNEFTKELALGKPLVVFGEQFWRPYCHVADFSRAMLTVLEAPMDRVAYDVFNVGDTSENYTKGMLLDLLLKVFPQAQIKRVETKEDPRDYRVDFTKITQSLGFRISRTVPQGIQEIKDVVELGVIPDPEHPKYYNTPQKK from the coding sequence ATGAAATCCATCCTGGTCACCGGCGGAGCCGGCTATGTGGGTTCCATCCTGGTCAGGCGTCTCCTGCAACAGGGTTATCGCGTGGTGTGCCTCGACTCCCTGCGCTTCGGCGGCGAGGCCCTGTTGGATATTTGGGGCACCCCCGGACTGACTTTCCACAAGGTGGATATCACCGACTTTGCCGCGGTCGATCAGGTGATGCAGCAGGAGCAGGGTCTCCATGCCGTCGTCCATCTTGCCGCGATCGTCGGCGACCCGGCCTGCCGCCTGGAACCGGAGCTGACCCAACGCACCAACTGGGAAGCCGCCGTCCATCTGTTGGAGCGGGCCAAGGCGCAACACATACCCCGGTTTATCTTTGCATCGACTTGCAGCAACTACGGCAAGATGGACTCCGCCGAAACCCACGTCAGGGAAACGTCCCCTCTGGCGCCGGTTTCGCTCTATGCCGAACTGAAAGTCAAATTTGAAAACCATCTCCTGCACGGAGAGCGGTTGCCCGGTTTTGCCCCCACCTCTCTGCGCTTTGCCACTGTTTATGGCATCTCCCACCGCATGCGCTTCGACCTGACCGTCAATGAATTTACCAAGGAGCTGGCCCTGGGCAAACCCCTGGTGGTCTTTGGCGAACAATTCTGGCGTCCGTATTGCCATGTGGCCGATTTTTCCCGGGCCATGCTGACCGTTCTGGAGGCCCCCATGGACCGGGTCGCCTACGACGTTTTCAACGTGGGCGATACGAGCGAAAATTATACCAAGGGGATGCTGCTGGACCTCCTCCTGAAGGTCTTTCCACAGGCCCAGATCAAGCGTGTCGAGACCAAGGAGGATCCACGCGACTATCGCGTCGACTTCACCAAAATCACCCAATCCCTCGGCTTTCGCATCTCCCGCACCGTGCCCCAGGGGATTCAGGAGATCAAGGACGTGGTCGAGCTGGGGGTCATTCCCGATCCGGAACATCCGAAGTATTACAATACACCACAAAAAAAATAA
- a CDS encoding glycosyltransferase, producing MNILLLGKPYFLLPFRQLGHTVKLACRVGFGLQPEEIDLPLYKLPVSIHAILQQLQPWQPDVIFLGDESTYPLYIGLEFLDLPLLWYAVDSHIHHPWHRAYSVVFDLIFVAQKPFLATYMQDPARQQVVWLPLFSKPEEDQWRRLPPSHDLSFVGTLNPQLNPERFQFVQQIRERIPIHLATGAYAEVYNRSRMVLNQCVNGDLNFRTFEVMACGSLLFMEDIGPEALGGLFQPGHHMVTYRKGDVDQVVELYHYYLAHEEERRTIAQRGWQAVHDGHTSLHRAQQILTSLASDSLQEGIRRRSMAIMEIERCQADVFAEAGTLYHHSATVQTHPAQSELFRSMGDQYTLLANSLRQRFGIKA from the coding sequence ATGAACATCCTGTTGCTGGGCAAGCCCTATTTCCTCCTGCCCTTTCGGCAGTTAGGCCATACCGTCAAGTTGGCATGCCGCGTAGGCTTTGGTCTGCAACCGGAAGAGATCGACCTGCCGCTGTACAAACTGCCGGTGAGTATCCACGCTATTTTGCAACAATTGCAACCCTGGCAACCCGATGTGATCTTTCTGGGTGATGAGAGCACCTATCCCCTGTACATCGGGCTGGAGTTTTTGGATCTGCCCTTGCTCTGGTATGCCGTGGACAGCCACATCCATCACCCCTGGCACCGGGCATACAGCGTCGTTTTCGATCTGATCTTTGTGGCGCAAAAACCCTTCCTCGCCACCTACATGCAGGATCCGGCCCGGCAACAGGTGGTGTGGCTGCCCCTCTTCAGCAAACCGGAGGAGGACCAGTGGCGCCGTCTGCCTCCCAGCCATGATCTCTCCTTTGTCGGCACGCTGAATCCGCAACTCAATCCGGAACGATTTCAATTCGTGCAACAAATTCGGGAACGGATCCCCATCCACCTGGCCACCGGGGCGTATGCGGAGGTGTACAACCGTTCCCGCATGGTGCTCAACCAATGCGTCAATGGTGACCTGAATTTTCGCACCTTCGAGGTCATGGCGTGTGGTTCCCTCCTGTTCATGGAGGATATCGGACCAGAGGCGTTGGGGGGGTTGTTTCAGCCGGGGCACCACATGGTCACCTACCGCAAGGGGGATGTTGACCAGGTCGTTGAACTCTACCACTATTATCTGGCCCACGAAGAAGAGCGCCGCACCATCGCCCAACGCGGCTGGCAGGCGGTCCATGACGGCCATACCAGCCTGCATCGGGCGCAGCAAATCCTGACCTCCCTGGCCTCGGATTCCCTCCAGGAGGGTATCAGGCGGCGCAGCATGGCCATCATGGAGATCGAACGTTGCCAGGCCGATGTCTTTGCCGAAGCCGGCACACTTTACCACCACTCGGCCACGGTTCAGACCCATCCCGCCCAGTCCGAGCTTTTTCGATCTATGGGTGATCAGTATACGTTGCTGGCCAACTCGCTGCGGCAACGGTTTGGAATAAAGGCCTGA
- a CDS encoding DUF523 domain-containing protein has product MLPYTLGVSACLLGQKVRYDGRHKFDPTLEQLLGRQCVFMPICPEVEVGLGTPREPMRLEGDPANPRAITLHSRRDLTDLLAAHARKRLDALLCMPVQGFILTCRSPSCGLRSVPVYGEGDRTAIGSGIFARACADRLPQLPMVEAIQLQQPEVRHLFLASLSGGHSSP; this is encoded by the coding sequence ATGCTCCCATACACTCTTGGCGTCAGCGCCTGTCTTTTGGGGCAAAAGGTTCGCTACGATGGCCGGCATAAATTTGACCCGACTCTGGAACAGTTGCTGGGTCGGCAATGTGTTTTTATGCCGATCTGTCCCGAAGTGGAGGTCGGGTTGGGCACGCCGCGTGAACCCATGCGTCTGGAGGGGGATCCGGCCAATCCCAGAGCGATCACCCTGCACTCGCGCCGAGACCTGACCGATCTTCTGGCCGCTCACGCCCGGAAACGTCTGGACGCCTTGCTCTGCATGCCTGTGCAAGGCTTCATCCTGACGTGTCGTTCGCCCTCCTGTGGCTTGAGGTCGGTACCGGTGTATGGGGAAGGGGACCGGACAGCCATCGGAAGCGGTATTTTTGCCCGGGCCTGTGCGGACCGTCTGCCCCAGTTGCCCATGGTGGAGGCTATCCAGTTGCAGCAACCGGAGGTGCGGCATCTGTTTTTGGCAAGCCTGTCAGGAGGTCACTCTTCGCCCTAG
- the arsB gene encoding ACR3 family arsenite efflux transporter, whose protein sequence is MKTPGECSDPKQAEPPLDLFARYLTLWVTLCIGTGIALGQLAPGVFRFIGGIEVARVNLPVGVLIWVMIIPMLIKIDFGTLHEVRRHIRGIGVTLFVNWLVKPFSMAFLGWLFVRHLFAAWLPADQLDSYIAGLILLAAAPCTAMVFVWSRLSNGDPLFTLSQVALNDTIMIFAFAPLVSLLLGLSAITVPWDTLVVSVGLYIVIPVILAQVWRRHLLAKGAEAWESMMTRIGPWSTSALLVTLVLLFAFQGDAILHHPLVIGLLAVPILIQVFFNSALAYGLNRVVGETHNVAGPSALIGASNFFELAVATAISLFGFSSGAALATVVGVLIEVPVMLGVVKVVNSSKGWYERGM, encoded by the coding sequence ATGAAAACGCCAGGCGAATGCAGCGACCCAAAGCAGGCCGAACCGCCGTTGGATCTCTTTGCCCGTTACCTGACACTCTGGGTCACGCTCTGCATCGGGACGGGCATTGCCCTGGGGCAACTCGCCCCGGGTGTCTTCCGTTTCATCGGCGGCATCGAGGTGGCCCGGGTGAATCTGCCTGTCGGCGTTTTGATCTGGGTCATGATTATTCCCATGCTGATCAAGATCGATTTCGGCACCTTGCACGAGGTCAGGCGGCATATTCGGGGCATCGGTGTCACGCTCTTCGTGAACTGGCTGGTCAAGCCCTTTTCCATGGCCTTTCTCGGCTGGTTGTTCGTGCGTCATCTTTTCGCCGCGTGGCTGCCTGCCGACCAACTCGACAGCTATATTGCCGGGCTCATCCTGCTGGCGGCGGCCCCCTGCACGGCCATGGTTTTCGTCTGGAGCCGGCTGTCGAACGGCGATCCTTTGTTCACCCTTTCCCAGGTGGCGCTCAACGACACCATCATGATCTTCGCTTTTGCACCCCTCGTCAGTCTGCTCCTCGGTCTCTCCGCCATCACCGTGCCATGGGATACACTGGTCGTCTCCGTCGGCCTCTACATCGTCATTCCAGTCATTCTTGCCCAGGTCTGGCGACGACATCTCCTGGCCAAGGGGGCTGAGGCCTGGGAGAGCATGATGACCAGAATAGGCCCCTGGTCAACGTCCGCCCTGCTGGTCACTCTGGTGCTTCTTTTCGCCTTTCAGGGCGACGCCATCCTGCACCATCCCCTGGTGATCGGTTTGTTGGCGGTGCCCATCCTGATCCAGGTTTTTTTCAATTCGGCCCTGGCCTATGGGCTCAACCGGGTGGTCGGCGAAACCCACAACGTTGCCGGTCCATCCGCCCTCATCGGCGCCTCCAATTTTTTTGAGTTGGCTGTCGCCACAGCCATCAGCCTGTTCGGTTTTTCCTCCGGCGCGGCGCTGGCTACGGTCGTCGGCGTGCTCATCGAGGTGCCTGTGATGCTTGGGGTGGTCAAGGTGGTGAACAGTTCCAAGGGGTGGTACGAAAGAGGCATGTAA
- a CDS encoding arsenate reductase ArsC encodes MANKTVLILCTGNSCRSQMAEVLVNHELAGEVRALSAGTKPQPKVADGAIEALKLAGLPTEGLHPKDVQAVMDEPVDLVITVCDNARESCPLFPRPVPRIHLPFHDPHGEPLESFIRVRNEIRARLVPAVRAAFGLRDTP; translated from the coding sequence ATGGCCAATAAAACGGTTTTAATCCTTTGCACCGGCAACTCCTGTCGTTCCCAGATGGCCGAGGTTCTCGTCAACCATGAATTGGCGGGCGAAGTTCGCGCCCTCTCGGCGGGAACGAAACCCCAACCAAAAGTGGCCGACGGCGCCATCGAGGCCCTCAAGTTGGCCGGGCTGCCTACGGAAGGTCTTCACCCCAAGGATGTTCAGGCCGTCATGGATGAACCTGTCGATCTCGTCATCACCGTCTGCGACAACGCCCGGGAGAGCTGCCCCCTCTTTCCCCGTCCCGTGCCCCGCATCCATCTCCCCTTTCACGACCCCCATGGCGAACCGCTGGAAAGTTTCATCCGCGTCCGCAACGAAATTCGCGCCCGTCTGGTCCCTGCCGTCCGGGCAGCATTCGGGCTGAGGGACACTCCATGA
- a CDS encoding glycosyltransferase family 39 protein, with amino-acid sequence MDARKRRVEGRQGEETLSGSWKQFLLLFLLAALAWFALLGYRDLRDPDEGRYAEIPREMVATGDWVTPRLNGFKYFEKPPLDYWGTAVFYTLFGTGQGVSRLWCATTGFLGILWTFWLGRRLFGPREGFYAALFLSSSLLYFAMGHMHTVDMGTAVFMTFGLGSLLLAQSRREDPGFVRTWMLLAWAGLAAGTLSKGPMALILPGAAVVLYTLWQRDFALWRHMHLGKGLLLYLLLTAPWFVLVSLRNPEFPEFFFIREHLLRYTTTMHSRNATSLYFIPVFLAGSLPFMARAAAVLVKPAFAWRSTDAGAFSPLRLLWVYCAFIFLFFSLSHSKLIPYILPIFPALALLVGHHLVRRDPENVRADARILMGVLVLLGVVVLIPGYVMANSRLSPEIVARFRWWLLAGGVVLGVGVALVAYWRYQGSRCVVALAVAALVAFQVIHAGYQTTSQVYSARMMAAAMTPFVRPGVPVYSIECFHHSLPYYLGRPVDLVGYRGELEFGIDQEPQRWIADKETFFQRWRETPGALAVFHRHDFPYQQARRDLPMRVLYEDPYRVAVVRP; translated from the coding sequence ATGGATGCACGGAAGAGGCGGGTTGAGGGACGACAAGGAGAGGAGACACTCTCAGGTAGCTGGAAACAGTTTCTGCTGCTGTTTCTGCTGGCAGCCCTGGCCTGGTTCGCTCTTCTTGGCTACCGGGATCTGCGTGACCCGGATGAGGGGCGCTATGCGGAAATTCCCCGGGAGATGGTCGCGACCGGCGACTGGGTGACACCCCGCCTGAATGGGTTTAAATATTTTGAAAAACCGCCCCTGGATTATTGGGGTACAGCGGTTTTTTATACGCTTTTCGGCACGGGCCAGGGTGTTTCCCGCCTCTGGTGCGCCACGACGGGGTTTTTGGGCATTCTCTGGACCTTTTGGTTGGGCCGGCGTCTTTTTGGCCCCCGGGAAGGGTTCTACGCGGCGCTCTTTCTGTCAAGTTCCCTGCTCTACTTTGCTATGGGGCATATGCACACTGTGGATATGGGAACCGCCGTCTTCATGACTTTTGGTCTCGGATCCCTCCTTCTGGCTCAATCGCGCCGGGAGGATCCGGGTTTTGTGCGCACCTGGATGTTGCTCGCCTGGGCCGGTCTGGCGGCGGGCACCCTCAGCAAAGGCCCAATGGCTTTGATCCTCCCCGGCGCGGCGGTGGTCTTGTACACCCTGTGGCAACGGGATTTTGCCCTGTGGCGGCACATGCACCTTGGCAAAGGGTTGCTGCTCTATCTGCTGCTGACGGCTCCCTGGTTTGTGCTGGTCTCGCTGCGCAATCCGGAATTTCCTGAGTTTTTTTTCATCCGTGAGCATCTGCTGCGTTACACCACCACCATGCACAGCCGCAACGCGACATCCCTCTATTTTATTCCGGTATTTTTGGCTGGTTCTCTGCCTTTCATGGCGCGGGCCGCAGCTGTTCTGGTCAAGCCGGCCTTTGCCTGGCGCAGCACCGATGCGGGCGCATTTTCGCCGTTGCGGCTGCTGTGGGTCTATTGTGCGTTCATCTTTCTCTTTTTTTCTCTCTCCCACTCCAAATTGATTCCCTACATTCTGCCGATTTTTCCGGCCCTGGCGCTGCTGGTTGGGCACCACCTGGTCAGGAGGGATCCGGAAAATGTCCGCGCCGATGCCCGGATTTTGATGGGTGTTCTGGTCCTGTTGGGGGTGGTGGTCCTGATTCCGGGCTATGTCATGGCCAATTCACGCCTCTCCCCGGAGATTGTCGCCCGGTTTCGCTGGTGGCTCCTGGCCGGAGGGGTCGTCCTGGGAGTGGGTGTGGCCCTGGTGGCCTACTGGCGTTATCAGGGCAGCCGGTGCGTGGTCGCATTGGCCGTGGCGGCCCTGGTGGCCTTCCAGGTGATTCACGCCGGGTATCAGACCACGAGTCAGGTCTACTCCGCCCGCATGATGGCCGCCGCCATGACTCCGTTTGTGCGGCCCGGCGTTCCGGTGTACAGCATTGAATGTTTTCACCACTCGCTCCCCTATTACCTGGGACGCCCCGTTGACCTGGTTGGCTACCGGGGGGAGTTGGAGTTTGGCATCGATCAGGAGCCGCAGCGTTGGATCGCCGACAAGGAGACCTTTTTTCAACGTTGGCGCGAAACACCGGGCGCTTTGGCTGTGTTCCATCGCCATGATTTTCCCTACCAGCAGGCGCGCCGGGACTTACCCATGCGCGTCCTTTATGAAGATCCCTACCGCGTTGCCGTGGTACGCCCATGA
- a CDS encoding glycosyltransferase yields MSASAAAPDISVVIPVYNEELVLPRLFERLYPALEALRRSYEVVFIDDGSRDASVALLHRQFLHRPEVTRVVVLKSNFGQHAAILAGFAHTRGHFVITLDADLQNPPEEIHKLVAKLDEGYDYVGSIRRQRRDRLWRHVLSRLMNRLREKITRIHMTDQGCMLRGYDRAIIDVLRASQEVTTYIPALAFLYAGRPTEVMVEHEERELGQSKYSLFRLIQLNFDLMTGFSTAPLRIFSLGGIVISCGSLFFVLYLAIRRLMIGPEAEGVFTLFAIAYFLIGITLFGIGLMGEYMGRIYHQTLARPRYLVRTVLEHPSAATGLTPAGVNPDREPAPR; encoded by the coding sequence ATGAGTGCATCCGCCGCTGCGCCGGACATTTCCGTCGTGATCCCCGTTTACAACGAAGAGTTGGTGTTGCCACGGCTGTTCGAGCGCCTTTACCCGGCTCTTGAGGCCCTGCGGCGCTCCTACGAGGTGGTGTTCATCGATGATGGCAGCCGGGATGCTTCGGTTGCCTTGTTGCACCGGCAGTTTTTGCATCGCCCGGAGGTGACGCGGGTGGTGGTGCTGAAGAGCAATTTTGGTCAGCACGCCGCCATCCTGGCCGGATTTGCCCACACCCGAGGCCATTTCGTCATCACCCTGGATGCAGATCTGCAAAATCCCCCCGAAGAGATCCACAAGCTGGTGGCCAAGCTGGACGAAGGGTACGATTATGTGGGGAGCATCCGGCGGCAGCGGCGGGATCGCCTTTGGCGGCATGTCCTGTCACGGCTCATGAACCGGTTGCGGGAGAAGATCACCCGCATCCACATGACCGATCAGGGGTGCATGTTGCGGGGGTATGACCGGGCTATCATTGACGTTTTGCGAGCCTCGCAGGAGGTCACCACCTACATTCCCGCACTGGCCTTCCTCTACGCTGGCAGGCCGACCGAGGTGATGGTGGAGCACGAAGAGCGGGAGTTGGGTCAATCCAAATACTCCCTGTTTCGGCTGATCCAACTCAATTTTGACCTCATGACCGGTTTTTCCACCGCTCCGCTGCGCATTTTTTCCCTGGGGGGCATCGTCATCTCCTGTGGATCCCTCTTCTTTGTCCTTTATCTGGCCATCCGGCGGCTGATGATTGGACCCGAAGCGGAGGGGGTTTTCACCTTGTTTGCCATCGCCTATTTTTTGATCGGCATCACATTGTTTGGCATTGGCTTGATGGGGGAGTATATGGGGCGGATCTACCACCAGACCCTGGCGCGCCCCCGCTACCTGGTGCGCACGGTTTTGGAACACCCTTCGGCAGCCACGGGCCTCACCCCTGCTGGCGTGAATCCTGACCGGGAGCCAGCGCCTCGATGA
- a CDS encoding formyltransferase, producing the protein MTVLTAKAVVFAYHNVGVRGLATLLAHGFTVPLVVTHRDDPGENLWFDSVAAWAAREGIPTIAPDSPNTCEVLAQCIACAPDFFFSFYYRHLLGAELLSIPTRGAYNLHGSLLPHYRGRVPINWAVLHGERETGASLHRMVLKADAGDLVDQEPVAILDNDTAHMVFQKVVCAGERVLHRALPRLLAGNAMHTPLDLSRGSCFGRRRPENGRIDWRCSAWTIHNLIRAVAPPYPGAFFDHGQVRIQVLGSHYRREPARRPATTLPCLYWEHGRCYVDCVDGVRLLLTQMMVGDALLDETGFCTLFGEADSVLKNG; encoded by the coding sequence ATGACGGTACTTACTGCCAAAGCCGTTGTTTTTGCCTATCACAATGTGGGGGTACGCGGCCTGGCGACCTTGCTGGCGCATGGGTTCACCGTTCCCCTCGTGGTGACGCATCGGGACGATCCGGGGGAGAATCTTTGGTTTGACAGCGTGGCGGCATGGGCCGCACGGGAGGGAATCCCGACGATTGCCCCCGACTCGCCCAACACGTGCGAGGTGCTCGCTCAGTGCATCGCCTGCGCACCAGATTTTTTCTTCTCCTTCTATTATCGTCATCTGCTGGGCGCCGAGCTGTTGTCGATCCCGACCCGGGGCGCGTACAACCTGCACGGATCCTTGTTGCCCCACTATCGTGGGCGGGTTCCGATCAACTGGGCCGTGTTGCACGGGGAGCGGGAGACCGGAGCATCGTTGCATCGGATGGTGCTCAAGGCCGACGCCGGCGATCTGGTCGATCAGGAGCCGGTCGCCATCCTCGACAACGACACGGCGCACATGGTTTTTCAAAAGGTGGTGTGTGCCGGGGAGCGGGTTTTGCATCGTGCATTGCCACGCCTGCTGGCAGGCAACGCCATGCACACTCCGCTTGATCTTTCCCGGGGGAGTTGCTTCGGGCGCCGGCGTCCCGAGAATGGCCGGATCGATTGGCGTTGTTCCGCCTGGACGATACACAATCTGATTCGTGCCGTGGCGCCGCCTTATCCCGGAGCCTTTTTCGACCATGGCCAGGTGCGGATCCAGGTCTTGGGGAGTCATTACCGGCGGGAGCCCGCCCGCAGACCGGCGACGACCTTGCCATGCCTGTACTGGGAGCATGGCCGTTGTTACGTGGATTGCGTGGATGGGGTGCGGTTGCTGCTGACGCAGATGATGGTGGGGGATGCGTTGCTGGATGAGACGGGTTTTTGCACCTTGTTCGGGGAGGCTGACAGCGTGCTGAAAAACGGTTAA
- a CDS encoding nucleotidyltransferase domain-containing protein, with protein MNDTGLSQQEIALLHAVFRRVPEIRAVIVFGSRAKGNFRPQSDVDLALVGVANELKAEAVAGALDQLPMPYTFDVKAYDGIRYPPLLEHIRRVGVTIYQQEKHGVPKPEGEDRRSVRRHGDDLAWKTPHEQENL; from the coding sequence ATGAATGACACAGGCTTGAGCCAACAGGAAATAGCCTTGCTGCACGCCGTTTTTCGGCGGGTGCCGGAGATTCGCGCAGTGATCGTGTTCGGTTCCCGGGCCAAGGGCAACTTCAGGCCCCAATCGGATGTGGATTTGGCCTTGGTAGGCGTGGCGAATGAACTCAAGGCCGAGGCTGTGGCCGGGGCGCTGGATCAGCTTCCCATGCCCTATACATTCGATGTCAAAGCTTACGACGGCATCCGTTATCCACCCTTGCTGGAACATATCCGACGGGTGGGAGTGACGATCTACCAACAGGAGAAACACGGCGTACCCAAACCGGAAGGTGAAGACAGGCGGTCGGTGAGGCGACATGGGGATGACCTCGCGTGGAAAACTCCCCATGAGCAGGAAAATTTGTAA
- a CDS encoding nucleotidyltransferase substrate binding protein translates to MKDDIRWKQRFDNFDRTFILLREVQEQGLAQLSQLEKEGAVQRFEFAFELAWKTLKDYLEEQGVVIREATPRKVIKAAFSAGILNDAQLWIDMLDHRNLLSHRYDFRTFDEALKKITTQYFAAFDRLHEFFLIRLVKNE, encoded by the coding sequence ATGAAGGACGATATCCGTTGGAAACAACGTTTTGACAACTTCGACCGAACTTTCATCCTGTTGCGGGAAGTACAAGAACAGGGTCTGGCCCAACTCTCGCAACTGGAAAAGGAGGGCGCCGTCCAACGATTCGAGTTTGCCTTTGAGTTGGCATGGAAAACCCTCAAAGATTACCTGGAAGAACAGGGAGTGGTCATCAGGGAGGCAACGCCCCGCAAGGTGATCAAGGCGGCCTTCTCCGCAGGCATTTTAAATGATGCACAGCTTTGGATAGACATGTTGGATCACAGGAATCTGCTGTCTCACCGATACGACTTCAGAACCTTCGACGAGGCACTGAAAAAGATAACCACTCAGTATTTTGCAGCTTTTGATCGGCTGCACGAGTTTTTCCTGATCCGCTTGGTAAAAAATGAATGA